One Hippocampus zosterae strain Florida chromosome 4, ASM2543408v3, whole genome shotgun sequence genomic window carries:
- the ptpmt1 gene encoding phosphatidylglycerophosphatase and protein-tyrosine phosphatase 1 — MSGVLARLLFYPTLAYNVVMEKVSSRRWFDRVDETVLLGALPFRSMTKQLVETENVRGVITMNENYETKYFCNSAEEWQAAGVEQLRLSTVDLTGVPTLENLHRGVEFALRQREKGNSVYVHCKAGRSRSATLAAAYLIRLHCWTPEEACQKLASVRPHILVRTAQVEMLRKYHLQVCAQSQVE; from the exons ATGTCTGGAGTTTTAGCAAGGCTGCTCTTCTACCCTACACTCGCCTACAATGTCGTCATGGAGAAAGTGTCTTCGCGAAGGTGGTTTGACCGTGTGGACGAAACGGTCCTACTTGGAGCGCTGCCCTTCAGATCCATGACCAAACAG CTGGTAGAAACTGAAAACGTTCGAGGAGTGATCACAATGAATGAGAACTATGAGACCAAATACTTTTGTAACTCTGCTGAG GAGTGGCAGGCTGCTGGGGTTGAGCAACTGAGACTCAGCACTGTGGACCTCACCGGTGTTCCCACTTTAGAGAATCTGCACCGAGGTGTTGAGTTTGCTCTGCGACAAAGAGAGAAGGGAAACAGTGTTTATGTCCACTGCAAGGCTGGACGTTCCCGCAGTGCCACACTGGCTGCTGCATACCTCATACGG CTACACTGTTGGACCCCTGAGGAAGCATGTCAGAAACTGGCATCGGTCAGACCACACATCCTGGTGCGTACCGCCCAGGTGGAAATGTTGAGGAAATACCATCTGCAAGTGTGTGCGCAGTCCCAAGTGGAGTGA
- the prc1b gene encoding protein regulator of cytokinesis 1b isoform X1: MLRVLNNDTNGQVRASARVDDRYCSFSLSYVLICFLRSVAVIPLLTMRRSEVLAAESVSCLNKALCHLKDIWEEIGIPEDQRLQRTNVVKNHIKSLLDMMIKEEESLRSRVISSIQNCKTELEKLCLELQIPMFQDEVGLSMLQQEKNLRTLVAGLRKEKTRRMQELKALLEQDHELCDILCSIPFGISPDSVPSKDQLESFHQHIANQNAEKTNRYAEFTGLKKQIILCMNDLDHMPETSFEKDVVGEDEDSFCLSRDNITSLKLLLCQLEQRKKDNELACEALREKIQQLWDRLQVSQEEREAFTEHMVMSKKRNLKALQAGLKHLEELKLQNLRNVTDAIRSEIAVFWEKCFLSTEQRQAFSPYFSEDFTEDLLSMHDAEIQRLKQHYEAHKELFDGVHQWEESWRHFLELDKKASDPSRFTNRGGNLLREEKLRADLHKNLPKLEKKLKGQIDAWESEQGSEFLVNGQKFLQYVNEQWKLHQAEKEKEKLERQLKKSKQTEEDMLYGTAVQTPKRRLLGNHTPNKSRRMNATSSISMATSNSTMRSAASAYSGIVCRSPVPRSPMTRPPLSANKGPAQRIGGGKPPHPKVNCDKENETQLKGTPLSGALLTPASPQCNVSLNSVASTYSEFVRDLSKASNPKIQQHILNSTITKL; the protein is encoded by the exons ATGCTGCGTGTTTTGAACAACGATACAAACGGACAAGTGAGAGCGAGCGCTAGAGTTGACGATCGGTACTGTAGTTTCTCTCTTTCATacgttttaatttgttttcttcgATCGGTGGCAGTCATACCGCTGTTAACGATGAGGAGAAG TGAGGTACTAGCAGCAGAGTCTGTTTCATGCCTCAACAAAGCCTTGTGCCACTTGAAGGACATTTGGGAAGAGATTGGCATTCCAGAAGACCAAAGGCTACAGCGAACTAATGTTGTTAAGAACCACATCAAG AGCTTACTTGATATGATGATCAAAGAAGAGGAATCCCTGAGGAGCAGAGTTATAAGCAGCATTCAGAACTGCAAAACTGAACTGGAGAAGCTCTGTCTCGAACTTCAGATTCCTATGTTTCAG GATGAGGTTGGTCTGAGCATGCTCCAGCAGGAGAAGAACCTACGTACGCTGGTCGCTGGCCTGAGAAAGGAGAAGACTCGCCGTATGCAAGAGCTGAAGGCTCTGCTGGAGCAGGACCACGAGCTGTGTGACATCCTGTGCTCcattccatttggtatctcCCCAGATTCCGTTCCCTCGAAGGACCAACTGGAGAGCTTTCACCAACATATTGCAAACCAAAATGCAGAGAAG ACAAATCGGTATGCTGAATTCACGGGCCTCAAGAAGCAGATCATCTTGTGCATGAATGATCTGGATCACATGCCGGAGACCAGCTTTGAGAAGGATGTTGTCGGCGAGGACGAGGACTCTTTTTGCCTCTCTCGTGATAACATTACCTCACTCAAACTGCTTCTTTGCCAG CTGGAGCAACGCAAGAAAGACAACGAGTTAGCCTGTGAGGCTCTTCGAGAGAAGATCCAGCAGCTGTGGGACAGACTGCAGGTATCCCAGGAGGAGAGAGAGGCTTTCACTGAACACATGGTCATGTCCAAGAAGCGCAACCTGAAGGCG TTGCAAGCAGGGCTAAAACATCTGGAGGAACTAAAACTGCAGAACCTTCGCAATGTTACAGATGCCATTCGCTCTGAGATCGCTGTGTTTTGGGAGAAATGCTTCTTAAGCACTGAGCAACGGCAGGCATTTTCCCCATATTTTAGTG AGGATTTCACTGAGGACCTACTGAGTATGCATGATGCTGAGATTCAGcgtctgaagcagcattatgaGGCTCACAAAGAGCTTTTTGATGGCGTTCACCAGTGGGAAGAAAGCTGGAGACACTTCCTGGAGTTAGAT aaaaaagCATCAGATCCATCGAGATTTACAAATAGAGGAGGGAATCTGCTCAGAGAGGAGAAACTGAGGGCTGATTTGCATAAAAACCTGCCAAAG CTGGAAAAGAAACTAAAAGGCCAGATTGATGCATGGGAAAGTGAGCAGGGCAGCGAGTTTTTGGTCAATGGCCAGAAATTTCTTCAATACGTAAACGAACAGTGGAAGTTGCACCAAgccgaaaaagaaaaagaaaaactagaaAGG CAACTAAAGAAGAGCAAGCAGACTGAGGAGGATATGCTGTATGGGACAGCAGTGCAAACCCCCAAGCGGAGGTTGCTGGGCAACCATACACCAAATAAATCACGAAGGATG AATGCTACCTCCAGTATTTCTATGGCCACGTCCAACAGCACCATGCGCTCTGCAGCCTCTGCCTACAGCGGAATTGTCTGTCGCTCACCTGTGCCGCGCTCACCGATGACACGGCCCCCTTTATCTGCCAATAAG GGTCCCGCACAAAGAATTGGTGGTGGTAAACCTCCCCATCCAAAAGTGAACTGTGACAAAGAGAATGAGACTCAGTTGAAGGGAACCCCTCTGAGTGGTGCGTTGCTGACCCCCGCTAGTCCGCAGTGTAACGTCAGCCTTAACTCAGTTGCCAGCACATATTCCGAGTTTGTG CGAGACTTGTCGAAGGCCTCTAACCCCAAGATCCAGCAGCACATCCTGAACTCTACCATCACCAAACTTTAA
- the prc1b gene encoding protein regulator of cytokinesis 1b isoform X2 codes for MLRVLNNDTNGQVRASARVDDRYCSFSLSYVLICFLRSVAVIPLLTMRRSEVLAAESVSCLNKALCHLKDIWEEIGIPEDQRLQRTNVVKNHIKSLLDMMIKEEESLRSRVISSIQNCKTELEKLCLELQIPMFQDEVGLSMLQQEKNLRTLVAGLRKEKTRRMQELKALLEQDHELCDILCSIPFGISPDSVPSKDQLESFHQHIANQNAEKTNRYAEFTGLKKQIILCMNDLDHMPETSFEKDVVGEDEDSFCLSRDNITSLKLLLCQLEQRKKDNELACEALREKIQQLWDRLQVSQEEREAFTEHMVMSKKRNLKALQAGLKHLEELKLQNLRNVTDAIRSEIAVFWEKCFLSTEQRQAFSPYFSEDFTEDLLSMHDAEIQRLKQHYEAHKELFDGVHQWEESWRHFLELDKKASDPSRFTNRGGNLLREEKLRADLHKNLPKLEKKLKGQIDAWESEQGSEFLVNGQKFLQYVNEQWKLHQAEKEKEKLERQLKKSKQTEEDMLYGTAVQTPKRRLLGNHTPNKSRRMNATSSISMATSNSTMRSAASAYSGIVCRSPVPRSPMTRPPLSANKGPAQRIGGGKPPHPKVNCDKENETQLKGTPLSARLVEGL; via the exons ATGCTGCGTGTTTTGAACAACGATACAAACGGACAAGTGAGAGCGAGCGCTAGAGTTGACGATCGGTACTGTAGTTTCTCTCTTTCATacgttttaatttgttttcttcgATCGGTGGCAGTCATACCGCTGTTAACGATGAGGAGAAG TGAGGTACTAGCAGCAGAGTCTGTTTCATGCCTCAACAAAGCCTTGTGCCACTTGAAGGACATTTGGGAAGAGATTGGCATTCCAGAAGACCAAAGGCTACAGCGAACTAATGTTGTTAAGAACCACATCAAG AGCTTACTTGATATGATGATCAAAGAAGAGGAATCCCTGAGGAGCAGAGTTATAAGCAGCATTCAGAACTGCAAAACTGAACTGGAGAAGCTCTGTCTCGAACTTCAGATTCCTATGTTTCAG GATGAGGTTGGTCTGAGCATGCTCCAGCAGGAGAAGAACCTACGTACGCTGGTCGCTGGCCTGAGAAAGGAGAAGACTCGCCGTATGCAAGAGCTGAAGGCTCTGCTGGAGCAGGACCACGAGCTGTGTGACATCCTGTGCTCcattccatttggtatctcCCCAGATTCCGTTCCCTCGAAGGACCAACTGGAGAGCTTTCACCAACATATTGCAAACCAAAATGCAGAGAAG ACAAATCGGTATGCTGAATTCACGGGCCTCAAGAAGCAGATCATCTTGTGCATGAATGATCTGGATCACATGCCGGAGACCAGCTTTGAGAAGGATGTTGTCGGCGAGGACGAGGACTCTTTTTGCCTCTCTCGTGATAACATTACCTCACTCAAACTGCTTCTTTGCCAG CTGGAGCAACGCAAGAAAGACAACGAGTTAGCCTGTGAGGCTCTTCGAGAGAAGATCCAGCAGCTGTGGGACAGACTGCAGGTATCCCAGGAGGAGAGAGAGGCTTTCACTGAACACATGGTCATGTCCAAGAAGCGCAACCTGAAGGCG TTGCAAGCAGGGCTAAAACATCTGGAGGAACTAAAACTGCAGAACCTTCGCAATGTTACAGATGCCATTCGCTCTGAGATCGCTGTGTTTTGGGAGAAATGCTTCTTAAGCACTGAGCAACGGCAGGCATTTTCCCCATATTTTAGTG AGGATTTCACTGAGGACCTACTGAGTATGCATGATGCTGAGATTCAGcgtctgaagcagcattatgaGGCTCACAAAGAGCTTTTTGATGGCGTTCACCAGTGGGAAGAAAGCTGGAGACACTTCCTGGAGTTAGAT aaaaaagCATCAGATCCATCGAGATTTACAAATAGAGGAGGGAATCTGCTCAGAGAGGAGAAACTGAGGGCTGATTTGCATAAAAACCTGCCAAAG CTGGAAAAGAAACTAAAAGGCCAGATTGATGCATGGGAAAGTGAGCAGGGCAGCGAGTTTTTGGTCAATGGCCAGAAATTTCTTCAATACGTAAACGAACAGTGGAAGTTGCACCAAgccgaaaaagaaaaagaaaaactagaaAGG CAACTAAAGAAGAGCAAGCAGACTGAGGAGGATATGCTGTATGGGACAGCAGTGCAAACCCCCAAGCGGAGGTTGCTGGGCAACCATACACCAAATAAATCACGAAGGATG AATGCTACCTCCAGTATTTCTATGGCCACGTCCAACAGCACCATGCGCTCTGCAGCCTCTGCCTACAGCGGAATTGTCTGTCGCTCACCTGTGCCGCGCTCACCGATGACACGGCCCCCTTTATCTGCCAATAAG GGTCCCGCACAAAGAATTGGTGGTGGTAAACCTCCCCATCCAAAAGTGAACTGTGACAAAGAGAATGAGACTCAGTTGAAGGGAACCCCTCTGAGTG CGAGACTTGTCGAAGGCCTCTAA
- the vps33b gene encoding vacuolar protein sorting-associated protein 33B, with protein MASSARNDSPELPDFSLLKRLARDQLVYLLEQLPGKKDLFIEADLMSPLDRIANVAILKQHDVDKLYKVEYKPIISTADQLCFLIRPRLRTVKWICDVVQADKAAGKFRRYKIIFTPQKFYACETVLEEQGVFGDVTMDEWAFYLLPLDDDIISLELPEFFRDNYLAGDLRWVRTAGSALHLLHSIYGPFSKVYGIGRCSKMVYESWREQAEEGDYKARNAEIGNVFLIDRDVDFVTPLCSQVVYEGLVDDVFRIKCGCVEFGPDVSSSDKSIKVMLNSQDKVFNEIRNEHFSNVFSFLSQKARNLQTAYDKRRGMDIKQIKTFVSEELKGLKQEHRLLSLHISASESMMKKKTKQDFQELLKTEHSLLEGFEIRECISFIEEHINRQVSMAESLRLLCLLSLTENGLLTKDYRSLKTQYLQSYGVEHLLTFANLKQSGLLVEQQQAETLTVMESKVGKLVNDKTAGKLTDAFSSLARKSNFRALSRKLNLVPKSDDEYDLRVPRDMAYVFSGAYIPLSCKLIEQVLERDGWTGLEEVTRLLNGNEFAVTGKNGAKNEARRIVVVMFLGGCTYSEISALRFLGRERGYKFIVVTTAITSSSRLLEALLGNHL; from the exons CTTCCAGGAAAGAAGGACCTTTTTATTGAGGCAGACTTGATGAGCCCGCTGGATCGTATCGCCAATGTTGCCATCCTGAAG CAACATGACGTTGACAAACTATACAAAGTAGAATATAAACCCATAATTAGCACAGCAGATCA GCTCTGTTTTCTGATCCGGCCAAGATTACGAACAGTGAAGTGGATATGTG ATGTGGTCCAAGCAGACAAAGCAGCAGGGAAATTTAGAAGATACAAAATTATATTTACTCCTCAGAAG TTTTATGCATGTGAAACGGTGCTGGAGGAGCAGGGAGTCTTTGGAG ATGTGACTATGGATGAATGGGCCTTCTATCTACTTCCTTTGgacgatgacatcatcagtcTGGAACTCCCAGAGTTTTTTCGGGACAATTATCTG GCTGGAGACTTGCGTTGGGTGAGGACAGCTGGTAGTGCTCTACATCTCCTCCATTCCATTTACGGACCCTTTTCAAAGGTTTACGGGATTGGAAGGTGTTCAAAG ATGGTGTACGAGTCTTGGAGAGAGCAAGCGGAAGAGGGAGACTATAAGGCTCGGAACGCTGAAATAGGAAACGTTTTCTTAATTGATAGGG ATGTTGACTTTGTCACCCCTTTGTGCTCACAAGTGGTTTACGAAGGACTTGTGGATGATGTATTCAGAATCAAATGTG GGTGTGTGGAATTTGGGCCTGATGTTTCGTCCTCAGACAAAAgcatcaaagtcatgctgaacTCTCAAGATAAG GTCTTCAATGAAATCAGAAACGAGCATTTCTCCAATGTATTCAGCTTCCTCAGTCAGAAAGCCAGGAATCTCCAGACTGCATATGAT AAGCGTCGAGGGATGGACATAAAGCAGATAAAAACGTTTGTCTCAGAAGAACTAAAAGGTTTGAAACAAGAACATCGGCTCCTGAGCCTGC ACATCAGCGCAAGTGAATcgatgatgaagaagaaaacGAAGCAGGACTTCCAGGAACTGTTAAAGACAGAACACT ctTTACTCGAAGGTTTTGAAATCCGTGAAtgtatttctttcattgaaGAACATATCAACAGGCAG GTCTCCATGGCAGAAAGTCTTCGACTGCTTTGTCTTCTGTCCTTAACGGAAAATG GACTCCTGACAAAAGATTACCGctctttaaaaacacagtatttACAG AGTTATGGAGTGGAGCATCTGCTCACATTTGCCAACCTCAAGCAGTCAGGGCTGCTTGTGGAACAACAGCAGGCTGAGACACTGACTGTTATGGAGAGCAAAGTGGGTAAATTGGTCAACGATAAGACAGCAG GGAAGCTAACAGATGCCTTTTCATCCTTAGCAAGGAAAAGTAATTTCAGAGCCCTCAGCAGAAAACTCAATTTG GTGCCAAAGTCAGATGATGAATATGACCTGCGTGTCCCAAGGGACATGGCATACGTCTTCAGTGGCGCCTACATCCCACTGAGCTGCAAGCTCATCGAGCAG GTGTTAGAACGAGACGGTTGGACTGGGCTTGAAGAAGTTACCAGGTTGCTAAATGGAAATGAGTTTGCCGTCACAG gcaaaaatggagcaaaaaatGAAGCACGGCGCATCGTTGTTGTCATGTTCCTCGGGGGGTGCACCTACTCTGAGATTTCAGCTTTACGTTTTCTTGGTAGAGAAAGAG GATATAAATTTATTGTGGTAACGACTGCCATTACAAGCAGCTCAAGACTGTTGGAAGCCTTGCTGGGCAACCATCTATGA